In Bacillus sp. SB49, a single window of DNA contains:
- a CDS encoding ABC transporter ATP-binding protein translates to MITVNGLTKDFIQGRQRVDVLKGIDLSVQEGEFVAIMGPSGSGKSTLLQLLGGLDAPTDGEMHVKGRPLHDMKEKERTIFRRKELGFVFQNYQLLPTLTVEENVAFPLHADGKLTREKKEYVHELLQSVGLEGLHKKRANLLSGGQQQRVAIARALVNDPAVLLADEPTGNLDRQKAEEILVLFSKFHREQKQTIVMVTHDIFAAGFADRIVLFRDGVVDQVISRKDRDYAKYLADFMA, encoded by the coding sequence ATGATTACAGTTAATGGTTTGACGAAAGACTTTATCCAGGGTAGGCAGCGTGTAGACGTGTTGAAAGGCATCGATTTGTCAGTGCAGGAAGGAGAATTCGTCGCGATCATGGGGCCGAGCGGGTCGGGGAAGAGTACGCTTCTGCAGCTGTTGGGAGGGCTGGATGCGCCTACAGACGGAGAGATGCATGTGAAGGGGCGTCCGCTGCATGACATGAAGGAGAAGGAAAGGACGATCTTCAGGAGAAAAGAATTAGGGTTTGTCTTTCAAAATTATCAACTGCTCCCGACCTTGACGGTGGAGGAGAACGTCGCGTTTCCGCTCCATGCAGATGGGAAGCTGACGAGAGAAAAGAAGGAATACGTCCATGAGCTGCTTCAATCGGTAGGGTTGGAGGGACTGCATAAGAAACGGGCCAACCTTTTGAGCGGAGGGCAGCAGCAGCGGGTCGCCATTGCACGTGCACTTGTCAATGACCCGGCTGTCCTGCTGGCGGATGAGCCGACCGGGAATTTGGACAGACAAAAGGCGGAAGAGATTCTCGTGTTGTTTTCCAAATTCCACCGCGAACAGAAACAAACGATCGTCATGGTGACCCATGATATCTTTGCGGCGGGTTTTGCGGATCGAATCGTTCTTTTCCGTGACGGGGTCGTCGATCAGGTCATATCCAGGAAGGATCGGGACTATGCTAAATACTTGGCTGATTTCATGGCGTAA
- a CDS encoding GNAT family N-acetyltransferase: MDQYQTERLTMMVFTLDMMNAALESNTQLKEASGCEVPENYPMELYKQMLPYKIERFHEHPEENLWEGLIIHTESNTIIGDMGFKGGPDENGEMDIGYSILPEYRGNGYASEMASSIVLWGLKQPGVKKITASCSTGNQASIRVLEKAGFQRTGESDGEWYWQLEA, encoded by the coding sequence ATGGATCAATACCAAACGGAACGATTGACGATGATGGTTTTTACTTTGGATATGATGAACGCTGCTCTTGAGAGTAACACCCAGCTTAAGGAAGCATCGGGCTGTGAGGTTCCGGAGAATTATCCGATGGAATTGTACAAGCAGATGCTGCCGTACAAAATCGAACGATTTCACGAACATCCGGAAGAGAATCTATGGGAAGGTCTCATCATTCATACAGAATCGAACACAATCATCGGAGATATGGGCTTCAAAGGCGGCCCCGATGAGAATGGGGAAATGGACATCGGCTACAGCATCCTTCCAGAATATCGCGGAAACGGCTATGCTTCGGAGATGGCGTCGTCGATCGTCCTCTGGGGGTTAAAGCAGCCGGGTGTAAAGAAAATCACGGCGTCATGCTCGACCGGAAATCAAGCATCGATCCGGGTGCTTGAGAAAGCCGGATTCCAGCGGACCGGCGAGTCGGACGGGGAATGGTATTGGCAGCTGGAAGCGTGA
- a CDS encoding helix-turn-helix domain-containing protein has product MMMNWVRKHQTFQSKAELDKHVRSFLYRRKAALSEGTLEVLTFLWRHAVKFPGVAFPKRQTVVKSTGLSESTVVRALRRLVQEGLIEKVRTTKPNGRQGVNLIVFLPQDTGSLPVDDTPRDTLPDTPQKSEKPFQLCSEASFSQPETKEKQRKASLSKSVPLDASYLPSFIPNRFIQTTIPFLQTDKILDAWRTVENAYKQSDLMMPLEAYEDLYIQTFKQGVYAWKKGRIRTELLRYYYGGLVRTFEIQARKEAFQRQESLLYYDWLQVNESV; this is encoded by the coding sequence ATGATGATGAACTGGGTCCGCAAGCATCAAACATTTCAATCGAAGGCGGAGTTGGACAAGCACGTAAGAAGCTTCTTGTATAGAAGAAAGGCCGCTTTGTCGGAGGGGACGCTTGAGGTGCTGACGTTCCTTTGGCGGCACGCCGTGAAGTTTCCAGGCGTCGCTTTCCCTAAAAGGCAGACCGTCGTAAAAAGCACCGGCCTGAGTGAGAGCACAGTCGTAAGGGCACTCCGGCGGCTCGTCCAGGAAGGCCTGATTGAAAAAGTAAGGACGACGAAACCGAACGGTCGGCAGGGCGTGAATCTGATCGTTTTCCTTCCACAGGACACGGGTTCCCTTCCCGTTGATGACACCCCTCGCGACACCCTTCCTGACACCCCTCAAAAATCAGAGAAACCTTTCCAACTCTGCTCGGAAGCATCATTTTCCCAACCGGAAACAAAGGAGAAACAAAGAAAAGCTTCTCTTAGTAAATCAGTACCCCTCGACGCATCCTACCTTCCCTCTTTCATACCGAATCGCTTCATTCAAACAACAATACCCTTTTTACAGACAGATAAGATCCTTGATGCATGGCGCACGGTAGAAAATGCCTATAAACAGTCAGATTTGATGATGCCGTTGGAAGCTTATGAAGACTTGTACATCCAAACTTTCAAACAGGGCGTGTACGCGTGGAAAAAGGGAAGAATACGGACAGAGCTGCTACGCTATTATTACGGGGGGCTTGTGCGGACGTTTGAAATACAGGCAAGGAAAGAGGCTTTTCAGCGGCAGGAATCCCTCCTTTATTATGACTGGCTCCAAGTGAATGAAAGCGTGTGA
- a CDS encoding FtsX-like permease family protein, which yields MLNTWLISWRNTTSNKKRFFFTLLAIIVGTMMLTAMLIANETTEDVFDYYEDMYVADADYWVLSEGETYPESTIAPMENDPAVTETLHALDKQTFFELEERTLNERSVRITGVDDQKSSLLKIPVIEGELDNEGIVLPEPVAALLDKEVGDTVRFTGMGEAKVSAITEYTQLLSSPSDWEGAESSSFRVMAPLDLLREWTGEEDALSYVRFQTDGDGEALFRKWQEKFQGTGAYIEPVVADDLQSNDIGGLYTFFYIIAALAIFISGFIVFNMIYTSVIERKKEFAIMKSLGYTKGSVSKLVLIEMVLLALIGSFVGVPLGIWMGDAFMGALLQVFQFDMVYTLNWKGPVLTAFLLSLCYPVLFSLFPIYHAGKVSILLALKEAGVKQPLSTSYVGRGLAGLVLICCVFIDHPISYAAGIAGVLLLFPLLLAGIGKLTAPLFRSFFHYPGVVAVRNLYQQINRNANTAAILAVGVAIILLLSAVIETAPEGYEKEITSTYGGDMRITSEAPWTQDDVDKLLTYKEITDVEPLSEAAPITWETVGGERRQFSVLSVREEGPVLFEEKGTEDTYASLEKESTIALGERAFDEWGGEIGDSILMNTPNGEQQYKVVDVVKTSHHAGYTAFMKEENLADEFGWSQSYDMLLTVTNNADQALRNQLWQDFGEHLSKVQTAEEEIQSTTSAITGMNELILLLMVIIIALSSVGTANTLLMNTYERRFEIGTMRALGFTKKQVKTMILSEGLLIGLSGVAGGLLSGVLFIYATSKSELMEGFMTFRLPVPTMMVALAAGIVLSIGAAWISSRSASKIDVQASLKEG from the coding sequence ATGCTAAATACTTGGCTGATTTCATGGCGTAATACGACGTCGAACAAGAAGCGCTTTTTCTTTACCCTGCTTGCGATTATCGTTGGAACGATGATGTTGACGGCAATGTTGATCGCGAATGAAACGACGGAAGACGTCTTTGACTATTACGAAGATATGTATGTAGCGGATGCGGACTATTGGGTGCTGAGCGAAGGGGAGACGTATCCGGAATCCACGATCGCTCCAATGGAGAATGATCCGGCTGTTACAGAGACGCTGCATGCACTTGATAAGCAGACCTTCTTCGAATTGGAAGAACGTACTCTTAATGAGAGGTCTGTCCGGATTACCGGCGTCGATGATCAAAAGAGTTCTCTTTTGAAGATTCCTGTAATAGAGGGGGAGCTCGATAATGAGGGGATCGTCCTTCCGGAACCGGTTGCAGCCCTGCTGGATAAGGAAGTCGGCGATACCGTCCGCTTCACAGGCATGGGAGAGGCGAAAGTGTCTGCCATTACGGAATATACCCAGCTGCTCTCCAGTCCAAGTGACTGGGAAGGGGCGGAATCTAGCAGCTTCCGCGTCATGGCTCCACTTGACCTGTTAAGAGAGTGGACCGGGGAGGAAGATGCGCTGTCCTATGTGCGTTTTCAAACAGATGGGGATGGGGAAGCGCTGTTCCGGAAATGGCAGGAGAAATTCCAGGGGACGGGCGCCTATATCGAACCTGTCGTCGCCGATGATCTGCAGAGTAATGACATCGGAGGGCTGTACACCTTCTTCTATATCATTGCAGCACTTGCCATATTTATCAGCGGATTCATCGTGTTCAATATGATTTATACGAGCGTGATTGAGCGGAAGAAAGAATTCGCCATTATGAAGAGCCTTGGTTACACGAAGGGTTCTGTTTCCAAACTGGTTCTTATTGAAATGGTGCTTCTCGCTTTAATCGGTTCCTTCGTCGGGGTACCGCTTGGTATTTGGATGGGGGATGCATTCATGGGGGCGCTTCTGCAAGTATTCCAATTCGATATGGTTTACACGTTGAATTGGAAGGGGCCTGTTTTGACCGCCTTCCTGCTCAGTCTCTGCTATCCTGTGTTGTTTTCTCTTTTTCCCATCTATCACGCGGGGAAGGTTTCTATTTTATTGGCGTTGAAGGAAGCAGGTGTCAAACAGCCTTTATCAACAAGCTATGTAGGAAGAGGGCTCGCAGGACTTGTGCTTATTTGCTGTGTTTTCATCGATCATCCAATTTCCTACGCGGCGGGAATTGCAGGTGTCCTTCTCTTGTTCCCGCTTTTGTTAGCGGGGATAGGGAAACTGACGGCCCCTTTATTCCGGTCATTTTTTCACTATCCGGGTGTAGTGGCTGTCAGGAATCTGTATCAGCAGATAAACAGAAACGCCAATACCGCTGCGATCCTCGCTGTTGGAGTAGCAATCATTTTGTTACTTAGTGCCGTAATTGAAACAGCGCCGGAAGGTTATGAAAAAGAAATTACGAGTACGTACGGCGGGGATATGAGAATCACTTCAGAGGCTCCGTGGACGCAGGATGATGTGGATAAACTGCTTACGTACAAGGAAATTACGGATGTAGAGCCTTTGTCGGAAGCTGCTCCGATTACATGGGAAACCGTGGGAGGAGAGAGGCGGCAGTTTTCGGTGCTTTCTGTGAGGGAGGAAGGCCCCGTCTTATTTGAAGAAAAGGGGACAGAAGACACCTATGCCTCCCTGGAAAAGGAATCTACGATTGCGCTTGGTGAACGGGCCTTTGATGAATGGGGCGGGGAGATCGGGGATTCCATCTTGATGAACACTCCGAACGGAGAGCAGCAGTACAAAGTGGTCGACGTCGTGAAAACCTCCCATCATGCCGGCTATACAGCTTTCATGAAGGAGGAGAACCTGGCGGATGAATTCGGTTGGAGCCAAAGCTATGATATGCTGTTAACGGTAACGAACAACGCCGACCAGGCGCTGCGCAATCAATTGTGGCAGGATTTCGGTGAGCATCTGTCCAAAGTGCAGACAGCAGAGGAAGAAATTCAGTCCACCACTTCCGCTATTACAGGGATGAATGAATTGATCCTGTTATTGATGGTCATCATCATTGCCTTATCAAGTGTCGGTACCGCCAATACGCTGTTGATGAATACGTACGAGCGCAGGTTTGAGATCGGAACGATGCGAGCGCTCGGTTTTACGAAAAAGCAGGTGAAGACGATGATTCTGTCCGAAGGGCTCCTCATCGGCTTATCGGGTGTAGCAGGCGGTTTATTGTCTGGGGTGCTTTTCATCTATGCGACGAGTAAATCCGAACTGATGGAAGGGTTTATGACGTTCCGCCTCCCTGTACCGACGATGATGGTGGCGCTGGCTGCCGGAATTGTCTTAAGTATAGGCGCGGCGTGGATTTCAAGCCGTTCGGCAAGTAAAATCGATGTACAGGCATCACTTAAAGAAGGTTGA
- a CDS encoding HAD family hydrolase has translation MEKSVIFDMDGTLFQTNLVLESALDDAFDYLRNSGKWEGQTPIELYREIMGVPLPEVWKALMPDHSEEDRRLTDAFFLARLLHHIKEGNGALYPHAGETLRLLKEKGCRLFIASNGLIDYLQAIVRCYSLDEWVTETFSIEQIDSLDKADLVKEIVNKYDLKDAVVVGDRLSDIRAAETNGLVSVGCRFDFAKEEELAEADYIINELQDLLPVVMQTVSVE, from the coding sequence ATGGAAAAATCCGTGATTTTTGACATGGATGGAACCTTGTTTCAAACGAATCTGGTATTGGAATCAGCACTGGATGATGCTTTCGACTACTTGAGGAATTCCGGAAAATGGGAAGGACAAACACCGATTGAGCTGTATCGGGAAATCATGGGTGTGCCGCTTCCTGAAGTATGGAAAGCCCTGATGCCGGATCATTCCGAAGAGGACAGACGTTTGACGGATGCTTTCTTTCTTGCCAGGCTCCTTCACCACATCAAAGAAGGGAACGGGGCCCTTTACCCTCATGCTGGAGAGACGCTGCGTTTGCTGAAGGAGAAAGGCTGCCGTTTATTCATAGCCAGCAACGGTCTGATCGACTACCTTCAGGCAATTGTTCGCTGTTACAGTTTGGATGAATGGGTGACGGAGACGTTCAGCATTGAACAAATCGATTCTCTCGATAAGGCAGACCTGGTAAAGGAAATCGTGAACAAATACGATTTAAAGGACGCAGTAGTCGTCGGTGATCGTCTCTCCGATATTCGGGCGGCAGAGACAAACGGGTTGGTTTCTGTCGGCTGCCGTTTTGACTTTGCCAAGGAAGAAGAACTTGCCGAAGCGGATTATATCATTAATGAATTACAGGATCTGCTGCCCGTCGTTATGCAGACGGTAAGCGTGGAATAG
- a CDS encoding GNAT family N-acetyltransferase produces MKHDVRRWTIRSVEVADAGELSALRYQIDGETEYLDREQGEAFLDETGFRKLIEKDAEAENRLFLVAESEGKLVGFARCEGMDLKRKAHQAEFGVAVKKEYWGCGIGRGLLESAVAWADRSGIVKLTLSVLAANQKAVELYKQYGFVEEGRLRADKRLADGYYDTLLMARFHSF; encoded by the coding sequence ATGAAGCATGACGTACGCCGGTGGACGATCCGGTCGGTCGAAGTGGCGGATGCGGGAGAGTTGTCTGCCTTACGTTATCAGATAGATGGGGAGACGGAATACCTCGATCGGGAACAGGGGGAAGCGTTCCTTGATGAGACAGGCTTCCGTAAGTTGATTGAGAAGGATGCAGAAGCGGAGAACCGTTTGTTTCTTGTTGCAGAATCAGAAGGGAAACTGGTCGGTTTTGCACGGTGTGAAGGGATGGATTTAAAAAGGAAAGCCCATCAGGCGGAGTTCGGTGTTGCCGTAAAAAAGGAATACTGGGGATGTGGGATTGGGAGGGGCCTTCTTGAATCAGCTGTTGCCTGGGCGGACAGGAGCGGGATTGTTAAACTTACGCTGAGTGTCCTTGCAGCCAATCAAAAAGCAGTGGAGCTGTATAAGCAATATGGTTTTGTAGAAGAAGGCCGGCTGCGGGCAGATAAACGTCTCGCAGACGGCTATTACGATACGCTTCTGATGGCAAGGTTTCATTCCTTTTAA
- a CDS encoding lipid II flippase Amj family protein, with protein sequence MAFITAKVLYISLFILIIHTIETLAYAVRLSGARVGMIAAALSLFNLMVIVSRMANMLQQPFTGSLVDKAPDGNALGFIEDQFRVIIGASTLGTLLGIILLPTFIALFSRAIIQLSKQGGSVPSLIKLLLTPQYIKCGLHLMHIPKRSYLKGVSFTRIPKRLFFINMVVTAVYTIGVLSALYASLLVPDRSNTAVMASGMINGIATILLAVFVDPKISVMADDVIHKRGDYSRLKSVSLMMITSRLLGTLLAQLLFIPGAYYIGWFTKFLV encoded by the coding sequence ATGGCGTTCATCACAGCGAAAGTCTTGTATATTTCCTTGTTCATTTTAATTATTCATACGATCGAGACCCTTGCCTATGCAGTCCGGCTGTCAGGGGCGCGGGTCGGGATGATCGCGGCGGCCCTGTCTTTGTTCAATCTGATGGTCATCGTGTCACGGATGGCGAACATGCTCCAACAGCCTTTTACCGGAAGTCTGGTGGATAAGGCTCCGGACGGGAACGCGCTTGGTTTTATCGAAGATCAATTCCGTGTCATCATCGGAGCGTCAACGCTAGGTACCCTGCTTGGCATTATTCTGCTGCCGACATTCATCGCCCTGTTCTCGCGGGCAATCATTCAGCTGTCGAAGCAGGGAGGCTCGGTGCCGTCTTTGATCAAACTGCTTCTCACCCCGCAGTACATCAAGTGCGGTCTTCATTTGATGCATATACCGAAGCGCTCTTATTTGAAAGGGGTATCGTTTACAAGGATACCGAAACGCTTGTTCTTCATCAACATGGTTGTCACAGCCGTCTATACTATCGGCGTGCTGTCTGCTCTATACGCTTCGCTGCTTGTCCCTGACCGATCCAATACCGCAGTGATGGCTTCCGGGATGATCAACGGGATCGCGACGATTCTGCTTGCCGTTTTCGTCGATCCGAAGATTTCCGTCATGGCGGATGACGTCATTCATAAGCGCGGGGATTACAGCCGATTAAAAAGCGTCTCGCTGATGATGATCACCTCCCGGCTTCTGGGAACGCTGCTTGCCCAACTGCTGTTTATACCGGGCGCTTATTATATCGGTTGGTTCACTAAATTCTTAGTATAA
- a CDS encoding PadR family transcriptional regulator, whose protein sequence is MSVKYGILTLLYVERHHGYELKLEMDSLLGMKGKVNPGQIYTTLDRLIRDELVSSPGLDDQDRKLFELEQKGKDQVEKWLLEPVPYHSTKDDFFFKWNCSRRIGFQDEDKMLQNQKEVILEGVMELTSAKTEALMKGDENTYLWMSGLLLHLEADLNWIMQVENRIR, encoded by the coding sequence TTGTCCGTTAAATATGGAATTTTAACTTTGTTATATGTAGAGAGACATCATGGCTACGAATTGAAGCTGGAGATGGACTCCCTTCTTGGTATGAAGGGAAAAGTCAATCCAGGACAGATTTACACGACGCTCGACCGTTTGATCCGGGACGAATTGGTATCGTCTCCGGGCTTGGATGATCAGGACAGGAAGCTGTTCGAATTGGAGCAGAAGGGGAAGGACCAGGTGGAAAAGTGGCTGCTGGAACCGGTGCCTTATCATTCGACGAAGGACGACTTCTTTTTTAAATGGAACTGCTCCCGCAGAATCGGTTTTCAGGACGAAGATAAAATGCTCCAGAATCAGAAGGAAGTGATCCTTGAAGGGGTCATGGAACTGACGTCCGCGAAGACGGAAGCCCTTATGAAGGGAGACGAGAATACGTACCTATGGATGAGCGGGCTGCTGCTGCACCTGGAGGCGGACTTGAACTGGATCATGCAGGTGGAAAACAGGATACGATAA